The proteins below come from a single Ailuropoda melanoleuca isolate Jingjing chromosome 1, ASM200744v2, whole genome shotgun sequence genomic window:
- the ST3GAL6 gene encoding type 2 lactosamine alpha-2,3-sialyltransferase isoform X2, whose protein sequence is MRGYLVAIFLSAVFLYYVLHCILWGTNVYWVPPVEMKRRNKIQPCLSKPAFASLLRFHQFHPFLCAADFKKIASVYGSDKFDLPYGIRTSAEYFRLALSKLQSCDLFDEFDNVPCKKCVVVGNGGVLKNKTLGEKIDSYDVIIRMNNGPVLGHEEEVGRRTTFRLFYPESVFSDPNHNDPNTTAVLTAFKPLDLKWLWELLTGGKINTNGFWKKPALNLIYKPYQIRILDPFIIRMAAYELLHFPKVFPKNQKPKHPTTGIIAITLAFHICHEVHLAGFKYNFSDLKSPLHYYGNASMSLMSKNAYHNVTAEQLFLKDIIEKNFVINLTED, encoded by the exons ATGAGAGGGTACCTTGTGGCCATATTCCTGAGTGCTGTCTTTCTCTATTATGTGCTGCATTGTATATTATGGGGAACAAACGTCTACTG GGTGCCACCTGTGGAAATGAAGCGGAGAAATAAGATTCAGCCTTGTTTATCAAAGCCAGCTTTTGCCTCCCTCCTGAG gTTTCATCAGTTTCACCCTTTTTTGTGTGcagctgattttaaaaagattgcttCCGTATATGGTAGCGATAAGTTTGATTTGCCCTATGGGATAAGAACATCAG CGGAATATTTTCGACTTGCTCTTTCAAAACTGCAGAGTTGTGATCTCTTTGACGAGTTTGACAA TGTGCCATGTAAAAAGTGCGTGGTGGTTGGTAATGGAGGAGTTTTGAAGAATAAGACATTAGGAGAAAAAATCGACTCCTATGATGTCATAATAAG AATGAATAACGGTCCTGTTTTAGGACATGAAGAGGAAGTTGGGAGAAGGACAACCTTCCGACTTTTTTATCCAGAATCTGTTTTTTCAGATCCCAATCACAATGATCCTAATACTACGGCTGTTCTCACTGCTTTTAAGCCGCTTGATTTAAAGTGGCTGTGGGAATTGTTGACGGGTGGCAAAATA aaCACTAATGGTTTTTGGAAGAAACCAGCCTTAAACTTGATCTACAAACCTTATCAAATCAGAATATTAGACCCTTTCATTATCCGAATGGCAGCTTACGAACTGCTTCACTTCCCGAAAGTGTTTCCCAAAAATCAG aAACCCAAACATCCAACAACAGGAATTATTGCCATCACTTTGGCCTTTCACATATGTCATGAAGTTCACCTTGCTGGTTTTAAATACAACTTTTCTGACCTCAAGAGTCCTTTGCACTATTATGGGAATGCATCCATGTCTTTGATGAGTAAG aaTGCATATCACAATGTGACAGCGGAGCAGCTCTTTTTGAAGGACATTATAGAAAAAAACTTTGTAATCAACTTGACTGAAGATTGA
- the ST3GAL6 gene encoding type 2 lactosamine alpha-2,3-sialyltransferase isoform X1: MALRSCARHPSFGVIFLIAQRGGPAMRGYLVAIFLSAVFLYYVLHCILWGTNVYWVPPVEMKRRNKIQPCLSKPAFASLLRFHQFHPFLCAADFKKIASVYGSDKFDLPYGIRTSAEYFRLALSKLQSCDLFDEFDNVPCKKCVVVGNGGVLKNKTLGEKIDSYDVIIRMNNGPVLGHEEEVGRRTTFRLFYPESVFSDPNHNDPNTTAVLTAFKPLDLKWLWELLTGGKINTNGFWKKPALNLIYKPYQIRILDPFIIRMAAYELLHFPKVFPKNQKPKHPTTGIIAITLAFHICHEVHLAGFKYNFSDLKSPLHYYGNASMSLMSKNAYHNVTAEQLFLKDIIEKNFVINLTED, encoded by the exons GTTGTGCGAGACACCCATCATTTGGGGTCATCTTCCTAATAGCTCAAAGAG GTGGGCCAGCCATGAGAGGGTACCTTGTGGCCATATTCCTGAGTGCTGTCTTTCTCTATTATGTGCTGCATTGTATATTATGGGGAACAAACGTCTACTG GGTGCCACCTGTGGAAATGAAGCGGAGAAATAAGATTCAGCCTTGTTTATCAAAGCCAGCTTTTGCCTCCCTCCTGAG gTTTCATCAGTTTCACCCTTTTTTGTGTGcagctgattttaaaaagattgcttCCGTATATGGTAGCGATAAGTTTGATTTGCCCTATGGGATAAGAACATCAG CGGAATATTTTCGACTTGCTCTTTCAAAACTGCAGAGTTGTGATCTCTTTGACGAGTTTGACAA TGTGCCATGTAAAAAGTGCGTGGTGGTTGGTAATGGAGGAGTTTTGAAGAATAAGACATTAGGAGAAAAAATCGACTCCTATGATGTCATAATAAG AATGAATAACGGTCCTGTTTTAGGACATGAAGAGGAAGTTGGGAGAAGGACAACCTTCCGACTTTTTTATCCAGAATCTGTTTTTTCAGATCCCAATCACAATGATCCTAATACTACGGCTGTTCTCACTGCTTTTAAGCCGCTTGATTTAAAGTGGCTGTGGGAATTGTTGACGGGTGGCAAAATA aaCACTAATGGTTTTTGGAAGAAACCAGCCTTAAACTTGATCTACAAACCTTATCAAATCAGAATATTAGACCCTTTCATTATCCGAATGGCAGCTTACGAACTGCTTCACTTCCCGAAAGTGTTTCCCAAAAATCAG aAACCCAAACATCCAACAACAGGAATTATTGCCATCACTTTGGCCTTTCACATATGTCATGAAGTTCACCTTGCTGGTTTTAAATACAACTTTTCTGACCTCAAGAGTCCTTTGCACTATTATGGGAATGCATCCATGTCTTTGATGAGTAAG aaTGCATATCACAATGTGACAGCGGAGCAGCTCTTTTTGAAGGACATTATAGAAAAAAACTTTGTAATCAACTTGACTGAAGATTGA